Proteins encoded by one window of Enterococcus faecalis:
- the hydA gene encoding dihydropyrimidinase, with protein sequence MSILLKGGTVVSAYNRRQLDIRIDGEQIVEMGANLPVENSQIEDVTGCYVLPGFIDAHTHLELNNGKGSLSTADNFTTGSQAAVAKGTTTVIDMATPNKGGSLKDCLATWNQLAEGKSSCDYTYHMSMIEWNPTIAAEIQEMIAAGITSFKMYMAYDNLRTTDAEIFEAMKEIKKVNGMLGVHCENGDLVDELIQSYVSQGKLTPHYHPLSRPAAVEAEAVARYLMIAEMADLPVNIVHLSTKRSLEAVERARQRGQSVYVETCPQYLLLDDHLYDAPNFEAAKYVCSPPLRKREDQQALWQGIKEGAINTISTDHCSFNFHGQKTVGKDDFSKIPNGMPGVETRPELIYTEGVAKGRITLEKMVALLSENIAKQFSMYPQKGVVQEGSDADLVVWDPRTTGVIAARTQLQNVDYTPYEGFETQGQARMVYLRGQKVAEAGQVILANQGKFVFRKAT encoded by the coding sequence ATGTCTATTCTGCTCAAAGGTGGAACCGTCGTATCTGCATATAATCGTCGTCAATTGGATATTCGAATTGACGGCGAGCAAATTGTAGAGATGGGGGCAAATTTACCAGTAGAAAATTCTCAGATTGAGGATGTTACGGGGTGTTATGTATTACCAGGTTTTATTGATGCGCACACGCATCTGGAATTAAATAATGGCAAAGGTTCGTTAAGTACGGCGGATAACTTTACTACTGGAAGCCAAGCGGCGGTGGCCAAAGGTACGACTACGGTTATTGATATGGCTACACCTAATAAAGGTGGCTCATTGAAAGACTGTTTAGCTACTTGGAATCAATTGGCTGAAGGCAAGAGTTCATGTGATTATACTTACCATATGTCCATGATTGAATGGAACCCAACGATAGCTGCTGAAATTCAGGAAATGATTGCTGCAGGTATTACTTCCTTCAAAATGTATATGGCTTATGATAACTTACGGACCACAGATGCGGAAATTTTTGAAGCGATGAAGGAAATAAAAAAAGTTAATGGAATGTTAGGCGTTCATTGTGAAAATGGTGATTTAGTAGATGAATTAATCCAATCATATGTTTCTCAAGGAAAGCTAACCCCGCACTATCATCCGTTATCAAGACCGGCAGCTGTTGAAGCAGAAGCGGTAGCAAGATATTTGATGATAGCGGAAATGGCTGATTTGCCGGTTAATATTGTGCATTTAAGCACAAAACGATCGTTAGAAGCGGTGGAACGGGCTCGTCAAAGAGGACAATCAGTCTATGTAGAAACTTGCCCTCAATATCTTTTACTAGATGATCACTTGTATGATGCGCCTAATTTTGAAGCAGCAAAATATGTCTGCTCACCGCCACTACGCAAACGAGAGGATCAACAGGCTTTGTGGCAAGGGATTAAAGAGGGGGCAATCAATACAATATCGACAGATCACTGTAGTTTTAATTTTCACGGACAAAAAACAGTTGGCAAAGATGATTTTAGTAAAATTCCCAATGGGATGCCAGGTGTTGAAACGAGACCAGAATTAATTTACACGGAAGGCGTGGCGAAGGGCCGAATCACCTTGGAAAAAATGGTTGCTCTGCTTTCTGAAAATATTGCTAAACAATTCTCGATGTATCCACAAAAAGGTGTGGTGCAAGAAGGCAGTGATGCCGATTTAGTTGTTTGGGATCCTAGAACAACCGGCGTGATTGCTGCGAGAACGCAGTTACAAAATGTCGATTATACGCCGTATGAAGGATTTGAAACACAAGGACAGGCTCGAATGGTTTATTTAAGAGGTCAAAAAGTTGCTGAAGCTGGGCAAGTCATCTTGGCAAATCAAGGAAAATTTGTTTTTCGTAAAGCAACTTAA
- the ygeW gene encoding knotted carbamoyltransferase YgeW, giving the protein METFKEYIEKLDKLEFEKMYENDFFLTWEKTRDELEAVFTVADTLRYLRENNISTKIFDSGLGISLFRDNSTRTRFSFASACNLLGLEVQDLDEGKSQISHGETVRETANMISFMADIIGIRDDMYIGKGNAYMHEVSESVQEGYKDGVLEQRPTLVNLQCDIDHPTQAMADALHLIHEFGGIENLKGKKVAMTWAYSPSYGKPLSVPQGIVGLMTRLGMDVVLAHPEGYEIMPEVEEVAKKNAAEFGGNFTKTNSMAEAFKDADVVYPKSWAPFAAMEKRTELYGNGDQAGIDQLEQELLSQNKKHKDWECTEELMKTTKDGKALYMHCLPADITGVSCEEGEVEASVFDRYRVELYKEASYKPYVIAAMIFLSKVKNPQKTLTDLADKATPREVK; this is encoded by the coding sequence ATGGAAACGTTTAAAGAATATATTGAGAAATTAGATAAATTAGAATTTGAAAAAATGTACGAAAATGACTTTTTCCTAACTTGGGAAAAAACAAGAGATGAATTAGAAGCTGTTTTCACAGTTGCCGATACATTACGCTATTTAAGAGAAAATAATATTTCAACTAAAATCTTTGATAGTGGCTTGGGAATTTCTTTATTCCGCGACAACTCTACAAGAACACGTTTTAGTTTCGCTTCAGCGTGTAATCTTTTGGGCTTAGAAGTTCAAGATTTAGACGAAGGAAAAAGTCAAATTTCTCACGGAGAAACTGTTCGTGAGACAGCAAACATGATTTCTTTTATGGCTGATATCATTGGTATTCGTGATGACATGTACATTGGTAAAGGCAATGCTTACATGCACGAAGTATCAGAATCTGTCCAAGAAGGATATAAAGATGGGGTATTAGAACAACGCCCAACGTTAGTGAATTTACAATGTGATATTGACCATCCGACGCAAGCAATGGCGGATGCGTTGCATTTAATTCATGAATTTGGTGGTATTGAAAACCTGAAAGGGAAAAAAGTTGCCATGACTTGGGCGTATTCACCATCTTATGGAAAACCATTATCTGTTCCTCAAGGAATTGTTGGTCTAATGACCCGTTTAGGAATGGATGTCGTCTTAGCACATCCAGAAGGTTATGAAATTATGCCAGAAGTAGAAGAAGTTGCGAAGAAAAATGCAGCAGAATTTGGTGGAAACTTTACTAAAACGAATAGTATGGCAGAAGCATTCAAAGATGCGGATGTTGTTTATCCGAAAAGCTGGGCACCTTTTGCGGCAATGGAAAAGCGAACTGAATTATATGGCAATGGTGACCAAGCAGGAATTGATCAATTAGAACAAGAATTACTTTCTCAAAATAAAAAGCACAAAGATTGGGAATGTACAGAAGAATTGATGAAAACAACGAAAGACGGCAAAGCTTTGTATATGCATTGTCTACCAGCTGATATTACTGGTGTAAGTTGTGAAGAAGGTGAAGTGGAAGCTTCTGTTTTCGATCGTTATCGGGTCGAACTTTACAAAGAAGCTAGCTACAAACCGTATGTTATTGCGGCTATGATTTTCTTAAGTAAAGTAAAAAATCCGCAAAAAACCTTAACAGACTTAGCGGATAAAGCGACACCAAGAGAAGTAAAATAA
- the dpaL gene encoding diaminopropionate ammonia-lyase has protein sequence MEKIKWTANEMPKTEDKYLPLMSKEKIEKALAFHKSFPQYSETPLAELNHMAAYLGLNDFFVKDESYRFGLNAFKVLGGSFAMANYIAEKLKKDVLELTYDELTSDQLRSAFGQATFFTATDGNHGRGVAWAANKLGQKSVVLMPKGSTQTRKENIEKEGATVTIEEVNYDECVRMANKMAEETENGVMVQDTAWDGYEKIPTWIMQGYGTMALEASQQLRKFGSERPSHVFVQAGVGSLAGAVIGYFANAFPENPPIMVVVEAQAADCLYQSAIKKDGEIRFVDGDLQTIMAGLACGEPNTISFDILKNHTSFFVSAPDWVSEKGMRMLGAPLKGDPQVVSGESGAVAMGLVATVMQDPDYQELREALQLDETSNVLMFSTEGDTDPDNYKKILWR, from the coding sequence TTGGAAAAAATTAAATGGACAGCAAATGAAATGCCGAAGACGGAGGATAAGTACTTACCTCTGATGTCTAAAGAAAAAATTGAGAAAGCTTTGGCTTTTCACAAAAGTTTTCCACAGTATTCAGAAACACCATTAGCAGAATTGAATCATATGGCCGCGTATCTGGGGTTAAATGATTTCTTTGTTAAAGATGAATCTTATCGCTTTGGTTTAAATGCTTTTAAAGTATTAGGTGGTTCGTTTGCCATGGCTAACTATATTGCCGAAAAATTAAAGAAAGATGTTTTGGAACTAACATATGATGAATTAACTTCTGATCAATTACGATCAGCTTTTGGACAAGCTACGTTTTTTACAGCAACTGATGGCAACCATGGACGAGGAGTCGCTTGGGCTGCGAATAAATTAGGCCAAAAATCAGTTGTACTCATGCCGAAGGGTTCAACACAGACGAGAAAAGAAAATATTGAAAAAGAAGGCGCAACCGTCACAATCGAAGAAGTTAATTACGATGAATGTGTACGAATGGCTAATAAAATGGCCGAAGAAACTGAAAACGGTGTCATGGTTCAAGACACCGCTTGGGACGGATATGAAAAAATTCCGACTTGGATTATGCAAGGATACGGAACGATGGCGTTAGAAGCCTCTCAACAATTAAGAAAATTTGGCTCTGAACGACCTAGTCATGTTTTTGTTCAAGCTGGTGTCGGCAGTTTAGCTGGGGCGGTGATTGGTTATTTTGCTAATGCTTTTCCAGAAAACCCACCGATTATGGTCGTAGTTGAGGCACAGGCGGCTGACTGTTTATATCAATCAGCAATTAAAAAAGACGGAGAAATTCGCTTTGTCGATGGTGATTTACAGACAATTATGGCTGGCCTAGCATGTGGAGAACCTAATACGATTTCTTTTGATATTCTAAAAAATCATACATCCTTCTTTGTTTCAGCACCAGATTGGGTTTCTGAAAAGGGAATGCGTATGTTGGGAGCGCCATTAAAAGGGGATCCGCAAGTTGTATCAGGCGAATCTGGGGCAGTAGCAATGGGCTTAGTAGCTACAGTGATGCAAGATCCCGACTATCAAGAATTACGTGAGGCATTGCAACTGGATGAGACGTCAAACGTTTTAATGTTTTCTACCGAAGGGGACACTGATCCAGACAATTATAAAAAAATTTTATGGAGGTAA
- the arcC gene encoding carbamate kinase has protein sequence MGKRVVVALGGNALGNNLTEQMTAVKQTSKAIADLIEAGYEVILSHGNGPQVGMIQLAMEEFSFNNPQYPVVPLSMCVAMSQSYIGYDLENALQEELRQRNISKAVTTIVTQVVVDENDPAFKKPTKPIGRFMTKEEAEQLVKEKNIQVMEDAGRGYRQVVASPKPKNIVELLTIQTLVDAGQTVIAGGGGGIPVIQEGNRLKGVNAVIDKDFCSERLAEQVDADLLVILTAVEKVCINFGKENQEALGNISTEKMKQYAQEGQFAPGSMLPKVEAAIKFAESKPGRKTLITLLEKAKEGLSGKTGTLIENKES, from the coding sequence ATGGGCAAACGCGTCGTAGTAGCTTTAGGTGGCAATGCTTTAGGAAATAATTTGACGGAGCAGATGACTGCTGTAAAACAGACTTCCAAAGCGATTGCAGATTTGATTGAAGCAGGATATGAAGTTATTTTATCTCATGGCAATGGTCCTCAAGTGGGGATGATTCAATTAGCTATGGAAGAATTTTCCTTTAATAATCCACAATATCCAGTTGTTCCGTTATCCATGTGCGTAGCCATGAGTCAAAGTTACATTGGCTATGATTTAGAGAATGCGCTACAAGAAGAGTTGCGTCAGCGAAATATAAGTAAAGCCGTCACCACCATAGTCACTCAAGTGGTCGTGGATGAAAATGATCCGGCGTTCAAAAAACCAACGAAACCAATTGGCCGCTTCATGACAAAAGAAGAAGCAGAACAATTAGTCAAAGAAAAAAATATACAAGTGATGGAAGATGCTGGCCGTGGTTATCGCCAAGTCGTCGCTTCTCCTAAACCAAAAAATATTGTCGAACTTCTCACGATTCAAACATTGGTTGATGCTGGCCAAACAGTCATTGCTGGCGGCGGTGGTGGCATCCCAGTCATTCAAGAAGGGAACCGACTAAAAGGTGTAAATGCAGTCATCGACAAAGATTTTTGTAGTGAACGACTAGCTGAACAAGTAGATGCTGATCTGCTCGTGATTTTAACAGCAGTTGAAAAAGTTTGTATTAATTTTGGTAAAGAAAATCAAGAAGCCCTAGGGAATATTTCAACAGAAAAAATGAAACAATATGCGCAAGAAGGTCAGTTTGCTCCAGGTTCAATGTTACCAAAAGTTGAAGCAGCGATTAAGTTTGCTGAATCTAAGCCAGGTCGAAAAACATTGATTACGTTATTAGAAAAAGCCAAAGAAGGATTATCTGGAAAAACAGGGACTTTAATTGAAAATAAAGAATCATAG
- a CDS encoding nucleobase:cation symporter-2 family protein gives MNEKKEQALFEYDAKLSISEAIPMGLQHVVAAVVGIVTPGIMIAKVCQLSPSDTTILIQTSLIFSAVATLIQLFPIFGKVGSRLPVMMGASFAYVPILMAIGADFGIAAIFGSQLVGSILVIIVGLFIKKIRVLFPPLVTGTVILSIGLSLFPVAIKYMAGGAGSADFGSARNWLVALLTFAIVFYFNYFAKGFLKLSAILNGMVIGYLISLALGMVSFEPVQNAKIVQVITPFHFGLDFQLVPIFTLVVMFIVDAVQAIGQFTATTVGAMDRDATDEELSGGIMGSGFTNFIGSLFGSIPVATFGQNVGLVTVTKVINKYVLVFASVILLIAGFVPKVAALLTTIPYAVIGGATISVFASISMTGIRMIASQEMTPRNTGVVGTALAFGIGVTLSTGSLAGFPTWVTTIFGNSEVILTTLVAVLLNVILKPKKRVALE, from the coding sequence ATGAATGAAAAAAAAGAGCAAGCATTATTTGAATATGATGCGAAACTATCAATTTCTGAAGCAATTCCGATGGGATTGCAACACGTTGTCGCAGCAGTAGTAGGGATTGTCACACCGGGAATCATGATTGCCAAAGTTTGCCAATTAAGTCCTAGTGATACGACTATTTTGATTCAAACATCATTGATTTTTTCAGCAGTTGCAACGTTAATTCAACTTTTCCCTATTTTTGGAAAAGTGGGTTCACGGTTACCAGTTATGATGGGGGCAAGTTTTGCGTATGTACCGATTTTGATGGCCATCGGAGCTGATTTTGGGATTGCAGCAATTTTTGGTTCACAATTAGTTGGCAGTATTCTTGTTATTATTGTTGGTTTGTTCATTAAAAAAATCCGTGTGTTGTTTCCGCCTTTAGTAACAGGAACGGTTATTTTAAGTATTGGCCTATCCCTGTTTCCTGTTGCGATTAAGTATATGGCAGGAGGAGCTGGTAGTGCTGATTTTGGTTCAGCCCGGAATTGGTTAGTTGCATTATTAACCTTTGCGATTGTCTTTTACTTCAATTATTTTGCAAAAGGATTTTTGAAGTTATCAGCAATTTTAAACGGAATGGTTATTGGCTATTTGATTTCTTTAGCTTTAGGGATGGTTAGTTTTGAGCCAGTTCAAAATGCTAAAATCGTTCAGGTAATTACCCCGTTTCATTTTGGACTGGATTTTCAACTGGTACCAATCTTTACGCTTGTGGTGATGTTTATTGTTGATGCTGTTCAAGCCATCGGTCAATTTACAGCAACAACGGTTGGAGCAATGGATCGAGATGCAACGGATGAAGAATTATCTGGCGGAATTATGGGAAGTGGATTCACTAACTTTATTGGCAGTTTATTTGGATCAATCCCAGTGGCAACTTTTGGACAAAATGTTGGTCTGGTTACGGTAACAAAAGTGATTAATAAGTATGTTCTGGTTTTCGCTTCAGTTATATTATTAATTGCTGGTTTTGTTCCGAAAGTAGCTGCGTTATTAACTACGATTCCTTACGCGGTAATTGGTGGCGCAACGATTTCAGTTTTTGCTTCTATTTCTATGACAGGTATTCGGATGATTGCTTCGCAGGAAATGACTCCTCGAAATACTGGGGTTGTCGGAACAGCTCTAGCATTTGGAATTGGTGTCACATTGTCTACTGGAAGCTTAGCTGGTTTTCCAACTTGGGTAACAACGATTTTCGGTAATTCGGAAGTTATCTTAACCACTTTGGTAGCAGTCCTTTTAAATGTCATTTTAAAACCAAAAAAGCGTGTAGCACTTGAGTGA
- a CDS encoding RidA family protein, giving the protein MTNKMINSAQAPAAVGPYSHSVLAGNTLYISGQLGLDPQSGEMKATVEEQAKQAFINLGSILKEVEMTYDNVVKTTVFLQHMSDFSKINEIYGNYFSEVLPARSCVEVAKLPKDGLFEIEAVAAKG; this is encoded by the coding sequence ATGACAAACAAAATGATTAATTCTGCACAGGCACCAGCTGCTGTAGGACCTTATTCACATTCTGTCTTAGCGGGAAATACGTTGTACATTTCTGGACAACTAGGATTAGATCCGCAATCGGGTGAAATGAAGGCTACAGTGGAAGAACAAGCAAAACAAGCTTTTATCAATTTAGGTTCGATTTTAAAAGAGGTCGAGATGACCTATGATAATGTTGTGAAAACAACGGTGTTTTTACAACATATGTCTGATTTTAGCAAAATTAACGAAATCTATGGGAATTACTTTTCAGAAGTTTTGCCTGCACGTTCTTGTGTAGAAGTAGCCAAGTTGCCAAAAGATGGTTTATTTGAAATTGAAGCAGTTGCTGCCAAAGGATAA
- a CDS encoding YgeY family selenium metabolism-linked hydrolase, with the protein MEVKGMDFNAVNAAAEGYREDMVKFLRDLVKIPGESAEEGNKIARAKAEMEKLGFDKIDIDPQGNLLGYMGSGEKLIAFDGHMDTVGIGEMSNWKFDPYDGYETETEIGGRGTSDQEGGIVSAIYGAKIMKDLGLLSEKYTALVTVTVQEEDCDGLCWQYIIKEDGIRPEFVVSTEPTDGGIYRGQRGRMEIKVDVKGVSCHGSAPERGDNAIYKMADILQDVRALNNNGDTESTAIRSLVRMLDPKYNPEWQEARFLGRGTVTVSQIFHSSPSRCAVADGCTVSLDRRMTAGETWESCLEEIRNLPAVKKYGDDVTVSMYNYDRPSYTDLTYEIECYFPTWVIPENHDVTKALMETHKNLYGETRKGSVETVEMREERPLLDKWTFSTNGVSIMGRNGIPCIGFGPGAEAQAHAPNEKTWKDDLVRCAAVYAALPTVYCG; encoded by the coding sequence ATGGAGGTAAAAGGAATGGATTTTAATGCAGTAAATGCAGCAGCAGAAGGTTACAGAGAAGATATGGTCAAATTTTTAAGAGACCTTGTCAAAATTCCAGGAGAAAGTGCAGAAGAAGGCAACAAAATTGCGCGAGCAAAAGCCGAAATGGAAAAATTAGGTTTCGATAAAATTGACATTGATCCTCAAGGGAATTTACTTGGTTATATGGGGTCTGGTGAAAAATTAATTGCTTTTGATGGGCACATGGATACTGTCGGAATTGGTGAAATGAGTAACTGGAAATTTGATCCTTACGATGGTTATGAAACAGAAACTGAGATCGGTGGTCGCGGTACATCTGACCAAGAAGGCGGGATTGTTTCGGCTATTTATGGCGCTAAAATCATGAAAGATTTAGGTCTATTATCAGAAAAATATACTGCTTTAGTAACAGTTACTGTCCAAGAAGAAGACTGTGACGGCTTATGTTGGCAGTACATTATCAAAGAAGACGGTATCCGTCCAGAATTTGTTGTTTCAACAGAGCCAACAGATGGTGGGATTTATCGTGGTCAACGAGGCCGAATGGAAATTAAAGTTGATGTCAAAGGCGTTTCGTGTCATGGCTCAGCACCAGAACGTGGAGATAATGCCATTTACAAAATGGCGGATATCTTACAAGATGTTCGTGCCTTAAACAACAATGGAGATACAGAAAGCACAGCGATTCGTAGTTTAGTTCGTATGTTAGATCCTAAGTACAATCCAGAGTGGCAAGAAGCCCGTTTCTTAGGTCGTGGTACGGTGACTGTTTCGCAAATTTTCCATTCTTCACCAAGTCGGTGTGCTGTTGCGGATGGCTGTACCGTTTCACTAGACCGTCGAATGACTGCTGGAGAAACTTGGGAAAGTTGTTTAGAAGAAATTCGTAATTTACCAGCTGTTAAAAAATATGGAGATGATGTGACGGTTTCAATGTACAACTATGATCGTCCTTCTTATACGGATTTAACTTATGAAATTGAATGTTATTTCCCAACGTGGGTAATTCCAGAAAATCATGATGTAACAAAAGCCTTGATGGAAACGCATAAAAATCTCTATGGAGAAACACGGAAAGGCTCTGTAGAAACAGTGGAAATGCGTGAAGAACGCCCATTGTTAGATAAGTGGACCTTCTCAACAAATGGCGTTTCAATTATGGGACGTAATGGTATTCCTTGTATTGGTTTCGGGCCAGGGGCGGAAGCACAAGCACATGCACCAAATGAAAAAACTTGGAAAGATGATTTGGTTCGTTGTGCAGCCGTTTATGCGGCATTACCAACGGTCTATTGTGGTTAA
- a CDS encoding winged helix-turn-helix domain-containing protein has product MFTYSLNLKLKTDRNFFGPGVVEVLQKIQQTGSLNLAAKEMKMSYNKAWRIVRVAEEELSFPLIIKSVGGCNGGGSIVTDQGKELIDQYLLFEKKVYQQVEACFEEIFKEQDVVSEELK; this is encoded by the coding sequence ATGTTTACGTATTCCCTAAACTTAAAATTAAAAACAGATCGGAACTTTTTTGGTCCTGGCGTTGTCGAAGTTTTACAAAAAATTCAGCAAACTGGGTCACTAAACTTAGCGGCAAAAGAGATGAAAATGTCTTATAATAAGGCATGGCGGATTGTGCGGGTAGCTGAAGAAGAGCTATCTTTTCCATTAATTATCAAAAGTGTTGGTGGTTGTAATGGTGGCGGGTCAATTGTTACGGATCAAGGAAAAGAGTTGATTGATCAATATCTTTTATTTGAGAAAAAAGTGTATCAACAGGTAGAGGCATGCTTTGAAGAAATCTTTAAAGAACAGGATGTAGTATCGGAGGAACTGAAATGA
- a CDS encoding XdhC family protein yields MREVFQRLKQAILEKQDTMLLTIGTSSGSTPRSQGARMLVSAEGRIAGTVGGGAVEFQAEQVAKKLLLEKENAQRQFILAPNNIADLGMVCGGNVTIFFHYLSWETPFLKELCESIETHFQNNQQGWLMTELDQNNLGKVSFYSETGELIGSTSWEGELSLLPKGIHCEQKEEITFLTEAILQVGKVYIFGSGHVARALVPILNYLSFYCVVVDDRPEFLTAQAFPQAEELRVIPLENLAAFIEITADDYGIVITRGHNFDFIVAKQLLETPAKYIGVMGSKHKIASQVRRLKEVGYTMTEIERIFMPIGLDIAAETPEELAISIAGELIQQRYQ; encoded by the coding sequence ATGAGAGAAGTATTTCAGCGTTTGAAACAGGCAATATTGGAAAAGCAAGACACGATGTTATTAACGATTGGTACAAGTTCAGGATCTACACCACGAAGTCAAGGGGCTAGAATGCTGGTTTCCGCCGAAGGTAGAATAGCCGGAACTGTTGGTGGTGGGGCGGTTGAATTTCAGGCTGAACAAGTGGCAAAAAAGCTACTTCTTGAGAAAGAAAATGCACAACGTCAATTTATTTTAGCCCCGAATAATATTGCTGATTTAGGCATGGTCTGTGGCGGAAATGTCACGATTTTTTTCCATTATCTTTCATGGGAAACGCCATTTTTAAAAGAGTTGTGTGAGTCCATAGAAACGCATTTTCAAAATAATCAACAAGGTTGGTTAATGACTGAACTAGATCAAAACAATTTAGGAAAAGTATCCTTTTATAGTGAAACAGGCGAATTGATTGGTTCCACTTCTTGGGAGGGGGAATTAAGTTTGCTACCTAAAGGTATCCATTGTGAGCAAAAAGAGGAAATCACTTTTTTAACAGAAGCGATCCTCCAAGTAGGGAAAGTGTATATTTTTGGAAGTGGTCATGTCGCACGCGCATTGGTACCTATTTTAAACTATTTATCGTTTTATTGCGTTGTAGTGGACGATCGTCCAGAATTTTTGACGGCACAAGCCTTTCCACAAGCTGAGGAACTACGGGTTATTCCTTTAGAAAATTTAGCTGCGTTTATTGAAATAACGGCGGACGATTATGGTATAGTGATTACCAGAGGACACAATTTTGATTTCATCGTTGCCAAACAGTTATTGGAAACACCAGCCAAATATATTGGTGTGATGGGGAGCAAACACAAAATTGCTTCACAAGTTCGACGGTTAAAAGAGGTCGGTTATACAATGACTGAAATTGAAAGAATTTTCATGCCAATTGGCTTAGATATTGCAGCCGAAACACCAGAAGAGTTAGCGATTAGCATCGCGGGAGAATTAATTCAACAACGCTATCAATAA